The following nucleotide sequence is from Fructobacillus americanaquae.
ACCCATTGAGCATGATGGTAAAAAAGGTCACCAAGCACACAAACCAAACCAATCCTAAGATCCAATTGGTCAATAGCGCCAGAATCAAAGAAACAAAGGCCACGATAAACATGCCAATGGTTCCTGTCATAAAGTTTTTATTTTGTTGATAGCGGGATAACGCCCGCAGCTTCGAAAATGTTTTCATGAAGGCCTCAACTATTCTTTGCTTACATACTTACCTAACATTTTACCATACGAACAAAAGACTGTTGAAAAGGAAGCTACCAAGCTACCCAAAAGAAAAAAGCCAGACCAACTCTGACATATACCGCAAAAGTGTTAATCCTTTTTGAGCATACGACCAGCAAGGTTCTGACTTTTAGAACAAAAAAACCAAGACAATTGTCTTGGTTTCCCTGCACATTAGTCTTCAGTGACGAATGGCAACAAGGCCATGATCCGAGCGCGCTTGATAGCGGCCGTAACCTTGCGTTGGTTCTTTGCTGAAGTTCCAGTCACACGACGTGGCAAAATCTTACCACGTTCTGAGATGAAACGTTCCAACAATTCTGTATCCTTGTAATCCACGTATTCGATGTGGTTGGCTGCAATAAAGTCAACCTTACGACGACGACGTGGTCCACCTTGTGGACGACGGCGTTGTGGACGTGCGTTTTGTTCAGGCATAATCTGTCTCCTTTCAAATGAGATGTAAAATTAAAATGGCAGGTCATCATCAGAAATATCAATTTCTGAATTATTATTGGCAGCAAAAGGGTTTGCCCCTTGCTGGTTACCACTTTGTTGGTTGTTATTTTGATTTGCGGATGCAAATGGATCAGCGTTACCAAAGTCCTGGCTGTTGCCAGAGAAGTCTTGCGCTTGACCAGACCCGTTTTGGGCCCGACGGCGTTCACTTTCAGCCTTTGATTCAAGTAATGAGAAGTTGTCAACGACAACTTCTGTTACATAAACACGTTGTCCGGCGTTATTTTCATAATTACGCGTTTGCAACCGACCTTCGATTGCCACCAAAGCCCCTTTGCCAGTAAAGTTGGCAAAGTTTTCGGCCGACTTTCGCCAGATAACGGCGTTAATAAAATCAGCTTCACGGTCTCCATTAGCATTAGTGAAGTTCCGATTCACAGCAAGTGAAAAGGAGCCCACCGCTACACCGGATTGGGTATAGCGCAATTCCACGTCACGGGTTAACCGTCCAATTAAAACAACTCGATTAATCATCTTTTAGGTCCTTTCCCGGTGGAATTGCGTCTTAGTCTGCGTCGCGCTTAACGATCATTTGACGCAAGATGTCAGATGAGATCTTAGCCAAACGGTCAAATTCAGTTGCTGCTTCGTCTGATTCAGCGTTGAAGTTGATGACGTGGTAAGTACCTTCACGGTAACCAGCGATTTCGTAAGCGAAACGACGGTTAGACCAGTCAGCTGACTTGATAACTTCCGCACCGTTGTCAGCCAAGATCTTGTCAAAGCGTTCAACGAGCGCCTTTTTTGCATCTGCTTCCATGTCAGGGCGAATAATGTATGTTAATTCGTATGCTGTAGCCATGTATTTTTCCTCCTTTTGGTCTCTGGCAGCCAAGTGGCTGCAAGGAGTGCGTGCATTCTTTGCACTCACATCCATTTACTATACTAAATCAAACGCTCTTTTGCAAGTACACATCTTCTTCCACCGTTAACTAATTAGACGAAAGGAGTCGGCCATTTCTGACCGACTCCTAATTGTTTTCAATTTAATTCATTATTTGGCCACTTCATCTTGGGAAGCCTGACGTAATCCAATACCGGTCAGTGCTGAAAGTAGTGAAAAGACTGGCGAGAAGAGGGCTAAGAAAGTAAAGGGCACGAAGGACAGAACTGGCACATGCAGCGTCTGGCTCGCAAAGGCCCCAGCAACGCCCCACGGAACCAGATAATTTGCAATCGCCCCCGAATCTTCCATTGCCCGTGACAAGGCCAAGGGTGACAAACCAAAGCGCTTGTAATCTTCCTTAAAAATTTGTCCAGGCAACATTACTGAAAGATATTGTTCACCTACTAAGAAGTTCGTAGCAATCCCTGTCAACAAGGTGGCAAAGACGATTGACTTCTGACTCTTAAGGTACGAAACAATGGGGTTCATCACTGCCCGCAAAATACCAAGGTTTGATAGGAGGCCGCCCAGAGCCAAGGCCAGCATGATTAGCATGATAGTTTCCATCATTGCCGTCATTCCACCACGGTCCAACAAGGCCACCAAAGTTGCATTTGTTGACGGTGTTTTATAACCGTTGACAACCAAGTTTGCCCAGGTTTTCAAAGAATGCCCAGACAACAGGTAATAAACCGTATTAACCACAACGTTCAGCAATAGTGATGGAATGGCCGGAATTTTAGCCAAGGCCGAAATTAAAATCAAGGCAATCGGCACAATTGTCCACCAGGTTGGCTGGATCAACTGCGTGACCGCTGCCGTCTTGACACTAACCCCACCTGTATGGTGGGCGGAAAAACCAAAGACGAATGCTAAAATCAGCGTCACAGCCATTGCCGGCAGAGTTGTCCACATCAGGTTTTTCAAGTGGGCAAAAAGATCAGTACCAGAAACGGCCGCCGCCAAGTTAGTCGAATCAGCTAACGGTGAGCTCTTATCACCGAAGATAGCGCCCGAAATAATCATCCCAGCTACTAAGGCCGGGTTAAAGCCTAGGGTTGTTCCAACCCCCATCAAAGCTACCCCAACTGTTGACATCGTTGTAAAGGCAGAACCAATCATTGTTCCGACTAAGGCGGATGTTAACAGGGCAGTTGGCAAGAACCAGGCTGGGTTAATCAGCTTAAAGCCCAACCAAATCATGGTTGGAATCACGCCCGTCCCTAACCAAAGGGCAATCATTGAGCCAATGAGTAAGAATAAGAACAAGGGCGCAATCCCGGCTTCAATCCCCTTAATCAGGGCCGCCTGTGCGTCTTGAAAAGTGACACCCGCTAAGCGCATGACTAAGATAATCCAAGCAATGGCCACCAACAAGGGTGCAATTGGTGCAAGGCCCAGGCCAATAATACCGCCGGCCAAAATAAAAATGACACCAGCCAGAAGGGCAACTGCCAATTTACGATTTACTTCACGTTGCATAAAAAACTATTCCTTCTTTTTTCGGGCCACAACCAATAGGCCCACATTTGCCACAATCATGGCGATAAAAACGGAGAAGAACAGCGGGTTAAACCAGCCGTGGTCCAACATAATCCCTCCGTACAGAGGCCCAACCATCCGTCCAAGTGAAATCATAATGCTGACAAAACCTTGCGCTTGACCAGAAACTTCCTTCGGCGTTAACTGGGCCACCCAGGCTGGTACCTGTGGTGAAGCTAACATCTCACCCAAAGTCAGTAGTTCAAAAACTAAAACAATTTGCCAGAATTGGTTCACAAAGAGCATTAAAATAAATGATGAGGCAAAGACAAAGCCACCCGTAATCACCGAGAGACGATATGGATGCTTATTGGCCCAAGTTGAAATTATCTTTTGAAAAAGGATAATTGTCAAGCCATTTAAAACCCAGAGGTCTGCATAATGACGGGTTGAAATGCCAATCGAGCGCAGATGTGGGGCCATAACGGTCTCCCACAACATATAAGAAAGATAAATGACAAAGAGGAAAGCTGCCAAAAACCAGAGTAATGGTGACATCTCAAACTTGGCGGGCTCCTTAACCGATTCCTGCTCGTGTGTCATGATTGAATCGGCATGACCGGCAGAATTGATTGTTTCAACTGAATCATCATCCAAAACCGGCGCAATGTCTGTATTAACATTAAAAATGCCAATCGCAATTCCAGTCAAAATTAAAAAGAGTGTTGCAGCCAAGAGCATCAACCACTGGAATCCATAATCAAAAAGATAGCCGACAGCTAAGGTTCCAATCACCACCCCAACATTGAGCACGATGTACATATTATTAAATATAATTCGTGTATTCTTGCTGGTTACAGTCGTTGCATAAGCGTTCAGCAATGTGTTAACCGAACCAATCCCAAAAGAGGCCGTCATCATCAAAAAGGCAAAGACCGGCCAACCATTATAGAAAAATAGTGTGACCAGTGAGAAAAAGGCAATTAAACTTGCCCCAATCAGCGTTGGGTAAGGTCGCCAGCGGTCAAAAAGCTTACCGGCAATGTAGGCGCCCAAAATATTCATCAGGGACGAGAACAAAATAACAACACCCGACATCGTCAAGTCCTGTCCCAAAGAAACGGTCATGTGGAGGGTTGTGACGGGCCAAATCATGGCATTACCAGTGTTGGCGAACAAGTTAGCCGTTAAGAGCCAGCGTTCTGATAATTTTTTGCTTTGAATGACTTGCATATTCCCTCCTTATTATTACGTTAGTATAACATGAATGTCCTTTTATGCTTGTTTATTTACCTTTTTTCACCAACAAAATGTAAGTGCTTACTTTTTGTTTAGAAAAATAAATGTAAGTGCTTACTTCTTTTTGGCTCTAAGGGTGAGAGTTTTTTCAATTTTGACCTTTTTGTGATTTTTTTGCTCATTTCCGTTATAATAATAACGAACGCAAAATAGATAAAGGGGACTCTTATGGTTGCAGAACTTAATACTTTAGTAACTTTCTTCGGCGCAACTGGCGATTTGGCCAAGCGCTTGCTTTACCCATCAGTCTTTAACTTATATAAAAAGGGCTACTTGGCAGAACATTTCGCGGTTGTTGGAACCGCTCGTCAGGATTTGACGGATGCTCAGTACCAAGACATGGTGAAGGAATCCGTTTCAGCTGGTCAAGACGAAAAGCAGGTCGCTGATTTTATCGCCCACTTTTCTTACCGCGCCTCTGACGTGACCGATCCCGCTGGCTACGTTGGCCTTAAAAAGGAAATCGAAAATGCCTCTGAAAAGTTCGATATAGCCGGCAACCGGATCTTCTACATGTCGGTTGCTCCTCGCTTCTTTGGCACAATTGCCAAGTTCTTGAAGTCAGAAGGTCTCTTGGCCGACAAGGGCTACAACCGGATTATGATTGAAAAGCCATTCGGGACTTCTTATACAACCGCTGAGAAGCTCCAAAGTGAATTAACAGAAGCCTTCAGCGAAGACCAGGTTTACCGCATCGACCACTTCCTGGGTAAGGAAATGGTCTTGAACATCGCACCATTGCGCTTTGGTAACCCGCTCATTAGCAATGCTTGGAACAAGGATTACATCAAAAACGTCCAAGTTACTTTGGCCGAAACATTGGGTGTCGAAGAACGAGCTGGTTACTACGACACTGCTGGCGCTCTTTTGGACATGATTCAAAACCACACGATGCAAATCATCGGTTGGTTGGCCATGGAAGAACCAAAGGACTTCTCTGACGTTGCCATCCGTGACGCCAAGAACGCCGCCTTCTCTGCCCTTGAAATTTATGACGAAGCTGGTGTGAACCGTTACTTCGTTCGTGGACAATATGGTGCCGGGAAGACTGCTGGTCATATCGCCTACAACCAAGAGCCAGACGTCCCAGCTGATTCAAAAACAAACACTTATATCGCAGGTGAATTGCACTTCGACACTCCTCGTTGGCAAGGTGTGCCATTCTATGTCCGTTCAGGAAAGCGCATGACCAAGAAAACGACTCGGATTGACGTTGTCTTCAAGGCTGGTGCTTTCTCATTTGGCTCCGCCCAAGAACCACAAGAAACTGTGCTTTCAATCGTGGTTTCACCAGACGAACAAATTACTTGGTCATTGAACGCCAAGGAAGTTTCCGACAACTTCAACACTCAAATGATCCAGTTGAACTGGGCACCGACAGCTGAACAAAAAGCTGTTACGCCAGCACCATACGAGCGGATGCTCCACGATGCCATGGACGGCAACGGATCAAACTTTGCAGACTGGCATGGTGTTGCCACTGCTTGGAAGTTTACTGACGCCATTTCAGCTGTCTACGCTGCCGACAAAGCACCGCTTGAAATTTATGAATCGGATACTATGGGTCCACAAGCTGCCGATGACCTTTTGGCCAAGAACGGCGACGCCTGGGTTTTCCAAGGTAAATAAGTTTTTTCAGACTAAGAAAGTCCACTCATCAGTGGACTTTTTTTGTACAAAAAAAGGCAGCGCTACTGCCTTTGAATCAGTTAGTCATCAATACCAAAAATAATTGATACTATTGTA
It contains:
- the rpsR gene encoding 30S ribosomal protein S18, whose protein sequence is MPEQNARPQRRRPQGGPRRRRKVDFIAANHIEYVDYKDTELLERFISERGKILPRRVTGTSAKNQRKVTAAIKRARIMALLPFVTED
- the ssb gene encoding single-stranded DNA-binding protein, giving the protein MINRVVLIGRLTRDVELRYTQSGVAVGSFSLAVNRNFTNANGDREADFINAVIWRKSAENFANFTGKGALVAIEGRLQTRNYENNAGQRVYVTEVVVDNFSLLESKAESERRRAQNGSGQAQDFSGNSQDFGNADPFASANQNNNQQSGNQQGANPFAANNNSEIDISDDDLPF
- the rpsF gene encoding 30S ribosomal protein S6, coding for MATAYELTYIIRPDMEADAKKALVERFDKILADNGAEVIKSADWSNRRFAYEIAGYREGTYHVINFNAESDEAATEFDRLAKISSDILRQMIVKRDAD
- a CDS encoding Na+/H+ antiporter NhaC family protein produces the protein MQREVNRKLAVALLAGVIFILAGGIIGLGLAPIAPLLVAIAWIILVMRLAGVTFQDAQAALIKGIEAGIAPLFLFLLIGSMIALWLGTGVIPTMIWLGFKLINPAWFLPTALLTSALVGTMIGSAFTTMSTVGVALMGVGTTLGFNPALVAGMIISGAIFGDKSSPLADSTNLAAAVSGTDLFAHLKNLMWTTLPAMAVTLILAFVFGFSAHHTGGVSVKTAAVTQLIQPTWWTIVPIALILISALAKIPAIPSLLLNVVVNTVYYLLSGHSLKTWANLVVNGYKTPSTNATLVALLDRGGMTAMMETIMLIMLALALGGLLSNLGILRAVMNPIVSYLKSQKSIVFATLLTGIATNFLVGEQYLSVMLPGQIFKEDYKRFGLSPLALSRAMEDSGAIANYLVPWGVAGAFASQTLHVPVLSFVPFTFLALFSPVFSLLSALTGIGLRQASQDEVAK
- a CDS encoding MFS transporter, with the protein product MQVIQSKKLSERWLLTANLFANTGNAMIWPVTTLHMTVSLGQDLTMSGVVILFSSLMNILGAYIAGKLFDRWRPYPTLIGASLIAFFSLVTLFFYNGWPVFAFLMMTASFGIGSVNTLLNAYATTVTSKNTRIIFNNMYIVLNVGVVIGTLAVGYLFDYGFQWLMLLAATLFLILTGIAIGIFNVNTDIAPVLDDDSVETINSAGHADSIMTHEQESVKEPAKFEMSPLLWFLAAFLFVIYLSYMLWETVMAPHLRSIGISTRHYADLWVLNGLTIILFQKIISTWANKHPYRLSVITGGFVFASSFILMLFVNQFWQIVLVFELLTLGEMLASPQVPAWVAQLTPKEVSGQAQGFVSIMISLGRMVGPLYGGIMLDHGWFNPLFFSVFIAMIVANVGLLVVARKKKE
- the zwf gene encoding glucose-6-phosphate dehydrogenase, coding for MVAELNTLVTFFGATGDLAKRLLYPSVFNLYKKGYLAEHFAVVGTARQDLTDAQYQDMVKESVSAGQDEKQVADFIAHFSYRASDVTDPAGYVGLKKEIENASEKFDIAGNRIFYMSVAPRFFGTIAKFLKSEGLLADKGYNRIMIEKPFGTSYTTAEKLQSELTEAFSEDQVYRIDHFLGKEMVLNIAPLRFGNPLISNAWNKDYIKNVQVTLAETLGVEERAGYYDTAGALLDMIQNHTMQIIGWLAMEEPKDFSDVAIRDAKNAAFSALEIYDEAGVNRYFVRGQYGAGKTAGHIAYNQEPDVPADSKTNTYIAGELHFDTPRWQGVPFYVRSGKRMTKKTTRIDVVFKAGAFSFGSAQEPQETVLSIVVSPDEQITWSLNAKEVSDNFNTQMIQLNWAPTAEQKAVTPAPYERMLHDAMDGNGSNFADWHGVATAWKFTDAISAVYAADKAPLEIYESDTMGPQAADDLLAKNGDAWVFQGK